Genomic window (Streptomyces sp. NBC_01431):
TGCTGGTCTCGATGGGCAGCCTCGGCGACCGCATCGGACGCAAGAAGCTGCTGCTCCTGGGTGCCACGGCCTTCGGCGCGGTGTCCGTGCTCAACGCGTACGCCTCCAGCCCGGAGATGATGATCCTCGCGCGGGCCCTGCTAGGCGTCGCGGGCGCCACCCTGATGCCGTCCACCCTCGCGCTGATCCGCAACATCTTCCACGACCCGAAGGAACGCAGCCTAGCCGTCGGCGTCTGGGGCGCCGCCGCCTCCGCGGGCGCGGCCGTCGGGCCGGTCGTCGGCGGGTTCCTGCTGGAGAACTTCTGGTGGGGCTCGGTCTTCCTGATCAACCTGCCCGTCATGGCCGTACTGGTCCTCGTCGGCATCAAGCTGCTCCCCGAGTCGCGCGACCCGAACCCCGGGCCCTGGGACCTCCTCAGCGTCGCGCTCTCCCTGGTCGGCGTGGTCGCCGTCATCTACGGGGTGAAGGAGGCCGCCGTCAACGGGTTCCACTGGGGCAGCGTGGCGGCGGGCGTGCTCGGCATCGCCGCACTGGTGTGGTTCGTACGGCGGCAGCGGACCCTGGACTCGCCGCTCCTGGACATCCGGCTCTTCCACCACCGCGGCTTCTCCGGCGCCGTCCTCGCCGACCTACTCGCGATCCTCGGCCTGTCGGGCCTGGTGTTCTTCCTCTCCCAGTTCCTCCAACTGGTCCAGGGACGCTCGCCGTTGGAGGCCGGGCTCATCGAACTGCCCGCCGCCGTCGGCGCGGTGGGCGCCGGACTCGCGGCCGGCACGATCGCCCGCCGGACCTCGGTGAGTGCCGTGGTAGCCGGGGGCCTGGCGGCCATCGGCGTGGCGCTGGCCGCCTGCGTGGTGCTGGGCGCGGACACCAGGATCGTGTCCCTCGGCATCGCCCTGTTCGTCGGCGGCGTCGGCGCGGGCCTCGCGTTCACGGTGACGTCCGACGTCATCCTCTCCAGCGTCCCCAAGGAGCAGGCCGGCGCGGCATCGGCGGTCTCCGAGACCGCCTACGAACTCGGCGCCGCCCTCGGTATCGCCCTGCTCGGCTCGGTGGTGACCGGCATCTACCGGGGCTTCCAGGCGCCGCCGGGCGTCCCCGCGGACGTCTCGGCCGCGGCGCACGACTCGCTGGGCGGGGCGGTGGAGGCGGCCGCGAAGCTCCCGCCCGAACAGGGGCAGGCCCTCTTGGCCGCGGCGAGGCACACGTTCACCGACGGCTTCCAGACGGCGGCGGGGGTCGGCTGGGGGGTGCTGTTCGCCACCGCGCTCGTGGCGTGGTTCTTGCTGCGCGGCCAGAAACTGGCCGACGGGGTCGAACACTGACCCCCCGGGCAGGGGCCGGGCGGTCAGGCCGCCTTCGCCTTCGTGGCGTACATGTCCACGTACTCCTGCCCGGACAGCCGCATGACCTCGGCCATCACCGAGTCCGTCACGGCCCGCAGCACATACCGGTCGCGGTCCATGCCCTCGTAACGCGAGAACTCCATCGGCTCGCCGAACCGGACCGTCACCTTGCCGGGGCGCGGCATGCCGGCACCGCCCGGCTGGAGCTTGTCGGTGCCGATCATCGCGAACGGCACGACGGGCGCGCCCGTCATCAGGGTGAGCCGCGCGACGCCGGTACGGCCCCGGTACAGGCGGCCGTCGGGGGAGCGGGTGCCCTCGGGGTAGATGCCGAACATCCGGCCGTCCTCCAGGACCCGGCGGCCGGTCATCAGGGCTGCCACACCGCCGTTGGCGCCGTCCCGGTCGACCGGGATCATGCCGACCCCGGTGAAGAACCACGCCATCAGACGGCCCTTGAGTCCCTTGCCGGTGACGTACTCGTCCTTGCCGATGAAGGAGACCTGCCGGTCGCACACGATGGGCAGCACGATCGAGTCGATGAACGTCACGTGGTTGCCGGCGAGGATGACTGGACCGGTGCCCGGGATGTTCTCGGCGCCTTCCACCTGTGGGCGGAACATCAGGCGCATGATCGGTCCGAGCACTGCCTTGATGAGCGCGAAGCGGGACAACGGGCCCTCCGGGGTCGTCTGGGTCGGGGTGGGATGTCTGTGCAGGTGAGGACGATACTCGCGGGTCAGCGCTGATCGCACATCGGGTTCACGGAGTGGATACGCACTGTTGACATGTGTTTCCGCCGGGTTCCCCGCCCCTTCGCTCCCATGTACCCGCGAAGTACCCCGTTTTTAAGGCCGGTCGGCCTAGGCTCGTCCTCTCGCTTTGACAGGTGCGGGACAGCAGGAACCAGTGGGGTCCAGTACGGCGAAGGAGTGTTCATGACTGAGGGTGAGCGGATGAGCCCGGGGCGGCGTGCGGTGCTCGGGGCGGCGGGCGCGGCCGTGCTCGGTACGGCGGCCGCCGGACTCACGGCCCCGCCGGCTTCGGCCGCGCAGCGCGGCGGCGCGGGCCGGGGCGGCTACCGGGACCTGCCTGTTCCGTACGTCATAGGACACCGCGGCACCGCCGGGTACCGGCCCGAGCACACGCTCGGCTCCTACCAGCACGCCCTCGACCTCGGTGCCCACGTCATCGAGCAGGACCTGGTGCCCACCAAGGACGGGCATCTGGTGTGCCGCCACGAGAACGACATCTCGGCCACCACGAACGTCGGCGACCACCCCGAGTTCGCGGCGCGCAGGACGACCAAGAGCGTCGACGGGACCGCCGTCACCGGCTGGTTCACCGAGGACTTCACCCTCGCCGAGCTCAAGACGCTGCGGGCCAAGGAGCGCATCCCCGGCAACCGCCAGCACAACACGCTGTACGACGGCCGCTGGGACGTCCCCACCTTCGAGGAGGTGCTGCGCTGGGCGCAGGAGCAGGGCCGGCGCCTGGGCCGCCGGATCTGGCTGCACTCCGAGACCAAGCACCCCACCTACTTCCGGGGCATCGGGCTGCCCCTGGAGGACCGGGTCGCCGGGCTCCTGCGCCGCTACGGGCGCCACCGCGCCGATTCCCCGCAGTTCCTCGAATCGTTCGAACCCAGCAGCATCCAGCGCCTGGCCGAGCTGGTGGACACCCCGTCCGTGGTGCTGCTCTCCAACGCCGGCACCAAGCCGTGGGACTTCGTGGTCAGTGGCGACCCGCGCACCGTGGACGACCTGGTGAAGCCCGAGGGCCTGCGATGGATCGCCTCGTACGCCCAGGGCATCGGCCCCACCCTCGACCTGATCATCCCGAAGGACGCGGCTGGGAAGCTGACCCGGCCGACCACGCTGGTGCGCGACGCCCACCGGCAGGGTCTGATCCTGCACCCCTACACGATGCGCAACGAGAACACCTTCCTGCCCGCCGACTTCCGGCGCGGCGCCGACCCCAATGCCTACGGGGACGCGTTCGGGGCGTTCAAGACGTACTTCGCGACCGGCATCGACGCGGTGTTCTCCGACAACGCGGACACTGCGCTCCTCGCCGCCAACGACTTCCGCAAGCAGTGACGGGGCCGCGCGGGAATTTCCCCACGTACGAGTGACAAGTGCCCGCCGTGGAAACCGCCTTCCGCGGCGGGCGCGTCCCGCCCGGCATGGATCTCGTCACAGAGCTCAGCCCGCTGCTCGCCGCCGAGGCCGCGGCCGAGGCACCCGGTACCGGAGTCGATGCCGCCGACCTCGAACAGGCCGTCTGGGTAAGGCTGTTGGAACAGCACCCGTCCGACCCGGCGCACTGGGTGCGCACCGCCGTACGGGCCGAAGCACGCCGCGCCCGCCGGCTTAGGCGTCAGGAACGGCCGTACGGCAGCGCCCCCGCCGCCGACCCGGACCCCGGTCCCGAACTCGCCGCCATCACCGCCGAGCGGCGCCGCATCCTGCGCGCGGCGATCGGCCGTACTCCGGGCAACTGCCCCCGTCTGCTGACCGCGCTGCTCTCGCCCAAGGACCCCACCTACCGGGAAATCGCAGGGGAGTTGGATATCTCACAGGGCAGTCTGGGGCCGATGCGTTCCCGTTGCCTGGGATGCCTGCGCAGAATGCTGGCGGCGGAGGTTGCGGCTCCTGAACGCGGGGGAAAGGAGCGGTAGACAACCGGGGACCAGTTGAGCGAGAGGCATGCACACATGGGCATGAGCGTGACCATCTCTGCGGCCGGCGCACAGGATGCCGAGCAGATACTGAAGCTGCAGTACCTGTGCTACCAGAGCGAGGCCGAGCTGTACGGCGACTACTCGATCGAGCCCCTGACGCAGACCCTGGACGGCCTGCGGAGCGAACTCTCCACGGGATACGCCCTGGTGGCCCGGCTCGGCGGCGAGGTGGTGGCCTCGGTGCGAGGCCGGGTCGACGAGTCCGGAACCGGCCGGATCGACAAGCTGATCGTCCACCCCCGGATGCAGCGGCACGGCCTGGGCGGCCGTCTCCTGAACGCCATCGAGGCCCATTTCGCGGCGCGGCTCGCCGCCAAACGCTTCCAGCTCTTCACGGGCCACCGCAGCGAGTCGAACCTGCGGCTGTACCGCAAGCACGGTTACGCGACCATCGGCACGGAGTCGGTGAGCGCGCGCCTTTCCCTGATCACCCTCGAAAAGGAAGCGGCACCGCAGGAGTTCGTCGCGAGCGCGTAGGCGCTCCGCGGGGCGTGCGGACACCCGGCTGCGGGCCGACCGCGGCTGATCGCGCGGTTTCCCGCGCGCCCCTTGTGGCGCGGCAGCGCCTCAGCGCTTGGCCCGCCTCAGCCACAGCATGCCCAGCACCGGCAGGATCACCGGGATGAACACGTAGCCCATGCCGTAGTCCGACCACACCGTGGCGTCCGGGAAGGCGGAGGCGTCCGCCAGCGTCCAGGTGCCGACGATCAGCACGAAGAGGAGCTCCGCCGCGCAGCACACCAGCGCTGCCCGGCGGGCCTTCTCGCCGCCGCGCACGAGCGAGTACGTGATGAAGCCGTAGACGCAGGCCGCGATCGCGGACAGCACGTACGCCAGCGGCGCCTTGCCGAAGTCCATGATCATCTGGACGATCGAGCGGGACGCGGCGGCGACGGTGAACACCCCGTAGAACCAGACGAGTACCCGGCCGGGCCCGGAGCCGAGCTTCGGGGCGGGCGTGGTGTCAGTGGCGGACTCGGTCACGGTCAGCCTCCCCAGATGTCGTAGAGACGCACTTCGAGCACGGCCAGCACCACGGCGCCCGCCGACACCGTCACCGACCCCCACTTGGTCCGCTCGGACAGCGAGAGGAACCCCGCCGCCGGGACGGCCGCGAAGGCTCCGGCCAGATACGCGATGAAGATCGCGGTGCCCTGCGCGGGCTTCTCGCCGCGACCGAGCTGCACCAGACCGACCACCAGCTGCGCCAGCGCCAGGACGGCGACCACGGCCATGCCGATGAAGTGCCAGTCCTTGGTGGGCTGGTCCCGGTATGCGGCGAAACCGCACCAGGCTGCGAGGGCGAGCGCGGCGGCGGCGACCGCGACCGTCAGGGCGTCGAGCATGGGGACGAGGGTATTACGGGCCGAAAGGCCCGATGCGCTCACCCCCACCCCCGCCCGTAGGGTCGGGAAGCGTGAAGATCCACGCCGATGCCCTGCTGTTCGACAACGACGCAACCCTCGTCTCCTCCATGGAGTCCGTCACCCGCTGCCGCATGACGACCGTGGCCTTGACCACAACGCACCGGGCCGACGAGCTCGTCGCGGACGTGGTGGTGGGCGACCTCTCGGCGGTGTCCGCGCAGGCCACGAGTGGTGGAGTGGAGATCACCACGGCGGAGTGAGCCCGTCCGGATCGGTCCGGGTGGCAGTCCACGAATGTCCGGTATTCGGACATCCTTGATCCGTTCCTGACCGGTTCTGCTTTACTTGCCGCATGACCACGACGAGCAGCCGCACCCTTGCGACCGAGGCGATGATGACGCCCGGTGCTCGTTGTATGTGTCGAATGTGCGCCTTCTGAGGGCCCCCGCCTGAGCCTCGCGCCCCGAAGCGAGACGCCCCCGAGGTCCGAAGGACCAAGGAGGCCACCCCAGGCCGCGCCCGGTCCCGTATCGAACATGCGGATCCGGCCCGCCCCCGCGCACCCGTGCCCCCGGTAGCCACCGATGAGGCCGAGCCGCGCCCCGAACACGTTTGCCCCGTGCCCGGCATACCCCGCGCCGCGCACTCGACAGTGACGGAAATCCTGTGATCACCACAACGGGCCTGACCAAGGTCTACCAGTCTCGCGGACGAGATATCACCGCGCTCGACGGCGTCGACCTGCACGTCCGCGAAGGCGAGGTGTACGGCGTCATCGGCCAGAGCGGCGCCGGCAAGTCCTCTCTCATCCGCTGCGTCAACCTCCTTGAACGCCCCACCTCCGGCACGGTGACCGTCGACGGCGTCGACCTCACCGCGCTCGCCGGACGCGGCCGCCGGGCCGGCAAGGACCTTCGCCGGGCCCGCTCCCGCATCGGCATGGTCTTCCAGCACTTCAACCTGCTGTCCGCGCGCACCGTGCAGGACAACATCGAGCTGCCCCTGGAGATCCTCGGCGTCTCCGGCAAGGAGCGCTCCCGCAAGGCGCTCGAACTGCTCGACCTGGTGGGCCTCGCCGACAAGGCGAGGGCCTACCCCGCCCAGCTCTCCGGCGGTCAGAAACAGCGCGTCGGCATCGCCCGCGCCCTGGCCGGCGACCCCAAGGTGCTGCTCTCCGACGAGGCGACCAGCGCCCTCGACCCGGAGACCACCCGCTCGATCCTCCAGCTCCTGCGCGACCTCAACCGGCAGCTGGGCCTGACCGTCCTGCTCATCACGCACGAGATGGACGTGGTGAAGACGATCTGCGACTCGGCCGCCCTGATGAAGAAGGGCAGGGTCGTGGAGTCCGGAACCGTCAGCGAACTCCTCGCCACCCCCGGTTCGGAACTCGCCGCCGAACTGTTCCCGGTGAGCGGCGCCGCCTCCGGCCCCGAGCGCACCGTCATCGACGTCACCTTCCACGGCGAAGCCGCCACCCAGCCGGTCATCTCCCAGCTCTCGCGCACGTACAACATCGACATCTCGATCCTGGGCGCCGCCATGGACACCGTCGCCGGCAGGCAGATCGGCCGGATGCGGATCGAACTGCCCGGCGGTTACGAGGACAACGTCGTGCCGGTCGGCTTCCTGCGCGAGCAGGGGCTCCAGGTGGACGTGGTGGACGACGGCGTGGACGAGGGCCAGGCGCTCGACCTGGTCAAGGAAGGTGCCAAGTGAGCTGGTCGGAGATGCAGCCGCTGCTGTCCCAGGGAACGTACGACAGCTTCTACATGGTGTTGTGGGCGACCGTCGTCACCATCGGGCTCGGGCTGCCGCTCGGTGTGCTGCTCGTACTCACCGACAAGGGCGGTCTGCTCCAGAACCGCCCGGTGAACAAGGTCATCGGCGTGATCGTGAACATCGGCCGCTCGCTGCCCTTCATCATCCTGCTGATCGCCCTGATCCCCTTCACCACCTGGGCCGTCGGCACCTTCATCGGCCCCAGCGCCATGATCGTGCCGCTCTCCATCGGCGCCATCCCGTTCTTCGCGCGGCTCGTGGAGACCGCGGTCCGCGAGGTCGACCACGGCCTGGTGGAGGCCGTCCAGTCGATGGGAGGCGGCATCCCCACCATCGTGTGGAAGGTGCTGCTTCCGCAGGCGCTGCCCTCCCTCGTCTCCGCGATCACCACCACCGTGATCACCCTCGTCAGCTACTCCGCCCTGGCCGGCGCGGTCGGCGGCGGCGGACTCGGCTCGGTCGCCATCACCTACGGCTACCAGCGCTTCGAGACCAACTTCATGCTCATCACGGTGGCCGTCCTGATCGCCATCGTCACCGTGATCCAGCTGCTCGGCGACGGCGTCGTGCGCCTGCTCGCCCGCCGCGGCCGGACCTCCTGACCTTTCTTCCCAGAGCCCGCACTCCTTGTCCGGGCGATTACCGCACCACCAGAAAGAGGCACTTTTCGTGCGTAAGAACACCAAGATCACCGCTGCCGCCCTCGCCACCGCCGCGCTCGCCGTCGGCCTCACCGCCTGCGGCTCCGCCTCCGACCCGAAGCCCGCCGCCAAGGCCGACGGCGCCAAGGCCGACGCGTCCAAGGCGCTGGTCGTCGCCGCGTCGCCGACCCCGCACGCCGACATCCTCAAGTTCGTCAAGGACAACCTGGCGGCCAAGGCCGGACTCAAGCTGGAGGTGAAGGAGTTCACGGACTACGTCCTGCCGAACACCGCCACCGAGCAGGGCCAGGTCGACGCCAACTTCTTCCAGCACAAGCCCTACCTGGACGACTTCAACAAGAAGAACGGCACCCACATCGTGCCGGTCGTCGACGTGGAGCTGGAGCCGCTCGGCCTCTACTCCCACAAGGTCAAGTCGCTGAAGGACATCACGTCCGGCCAGACCGTCGCCGTCCCCAACGACACCACCAACGAGGGCCGCGCGCTCCAACTGCTCGCCGCCAACGGCCTGATCACGCTGAAGGACGGCGCGGGCGCCGGTGCCAAGCTCTCCGACATCAAGGACAGCAAGGGCCTGAAATTCAAGGAGTTGGAGGCGGCAACGCTGCCCCGCGCCCTCAACGACGTGGACGCCGCGGTCATCAACGGCAACTACGCCATCGAGGCCAACCTGAAGCCGGCCAAGGACGCCCTCGCCCTGGAGAAGGCGGACGGCAACCCGTACGCCAACTTCCTCGCCGTCAAGCAGGGCAACGAGAACGACCCCCGCGTCCAGAAGCTGGCCAAGCTCCTGAACTCCGACGAGGTCAAGAAGTTCATCACCGACAAGTACGCGGGCTCGGTCGTCCCCGCGTTCGGTCCCGCCAAGTAGCCCTGCGGGCACGGCAGTACGAAGGCCCCGGACACCCCGTCAGGTGTCCGGGGCCTTCGGCGCAACGCCCACCCGGCCATGCGCACCGCGGGCCCGATGCTGCATGCTGTCCCTTTACGGTCCTTAATGGTCGACGGCCCCGAAGTCCCCTGGCGTTCGCGGTCACCACGGCCCCACGGCGGTCCACGGCATGGAGCGGCACATGACTACCCCCTTTCCAGTGTTCCCGGACATCTCCATCAACACGGACCGGCTGGTG
Coding sequences:
- a CDS encoding MFS transporter, with product MGRWLALAVLVLAVLLVAVDATVLGLATPFLSEDLQPSATQLLWIGDVYSFVIAGLLVSMGSLGDRIGRKKLLLLGATAFGAVSVLNAYASSPEMMILARALLGVAGATLMPSTLALIRNIFHDPKERSLAVGVWGAAASAGAAVGPVVGGFLLENFWWGSVFLINLPVMAVLVLVGIKLLPESRDPNPGPWDLLSVALSLVGVVAVIYGVKEAAVNGFHWGSVAAGVLGIAALVWFVRRQRTLDSPLLDIRLFHHRGFSGAVLADLLAILGLSGLVFFLSQFLQLVQGRSPLEAGLIELPAAVGAVGAGLAAGTIARRTSVSAVVAGGLAAIGVALAACVVLGADTRIVSLGIALFVGGVGAGLAFTVTSDVILSSVPKEQAGAASAVSETAYELGAALGIALLGSVVTGIYRGFQAPPGVPADVSAAAHDSLGGAVEAAAKLPPEQGQALLAAARHTFTDGFQTAAGVGWGVLFATALVAWFLLRGQKLADGVEH
- a CDS encoding lysophospholipid acyltransferase family protein — translated: MFRPQVEGAENIPGTGPVILAGNHVTFIDSIVLPIVCDRQVSFIGKDEYVTGKGLKGRLMAWFFTGVGMIPVDRDGANGGVAALMTGRRVLEDGRMFGIYPEGTRSPDGRLYRGRTGVARLTLMTGAPVVPFAMIGTDKLQPGGAGMPRPGKVTVRFGEPMEFSRYEGMDRDRYVLRAVTDSVMAEVMRLSGQEYVDMYATKAKAA
- a CDS encoding glycerophosphodiester phosphodiesterase, whose translation is MTEGERMSPGRRAVLGAAGAAVLGTAAAGLTAPPASAAQRGGAGRGGYRDLPVPYVIGHRGTAGYRPEHTLGSYQHALDLGAHVIEQDLVPTKDGHLVCRHENDISATTNVGDHPEFAARRTTKSVDGTAVTGWFTEDFTLAELKTLRAKERIPGNRQHNTLYDGRWDVPTFEEVLRWAQEQGRRLGRRIWLHSETKHPTYFRGIGLPLEDRVAGLLRRYGRHRADSPQFLESFEPSSIQRLAELVDTPSVVLLSNAGTKPWDFVVSGDPRTVDDLVKPEGLRWIASYAQGIGPTLDLIIPKDAAGKLTRPTTLVRDAHRQGLILHPYTMRNENTFLPADFRRGADPNAYGDAFGAFKTYFATGIDAVFSDNADTALLAANDFRKQ
- a CDS encoding sigma-70 family RNA polymerase sigma factor, which translates into the protein MDLVTELSPLLAAEAAAEAPGTGVDAADLEQAVWVRLLEQHPSDPAHWVRTAVRAEARRARRLRRQERPYGSAPAADPDPGPELAAITAERRRILRAAIGRTPGNCPRLLTALLSPKDPTYREIAGELDISQGSLGPMRSRCLGCLRRMLAAEVAAPERGGKER
- a CDS encoding GNAT family N-acetyltransferase, translated to MGMSVTISAAGAQDAEQILKLQYLCYQSEAELYGDYSIEPLTQTLDGLRSELSTGYALVARLGGEVVASVRGRVDESGTGRIDKLIVHPRMQRHGLGGRLLNAIEAHFAARLAAKRFQLFTGHRSESNLRLYRKHGYATIGTESVSARLSLITLEKEAAPQEFVASA
- a CDS encoding methionine ABC transporter ATP-binding protein, yielding MITTTGLTKVYQSRGRDITALDGVDLHVREGEVYGVIGQSGAGKSSLIRCVNLLERPTSGTVTVDGVDLTALAGRGRRAGKDLRRARSRIGMVFQHFNLLSARTVQDNIELPLEILGVSGKERSRKALELLDLVGLADKARAYPAQLSGGQKQRVGIARALAGDPKVLLSDEATSALDPETTRSILQLLRDLNRQLGLTVLLITHEMDVVKTICDSAALMKKGRVVESGTVSELLATPGSELAAELFPVSGAASGPERTVIDVTFHGEAATQPVISQLSRTYNIDISILGAAMDTVAGRQIGRMRIELPGGYEDNVVPVGFLREQGLQVDVVDDGVDEGQALDLVKEGAK
- a CDS encoding methionine ABC transporter permease, which produces MSWSEMQPLLSQGTYDSFYMVLWATVVTIGLGLPLGVLLVLTDKGGLLQNRPVNKVIGVIVNIGRSLPFIILLIALIPFTTWAVGTFIGPSAMIVPLSIGAIPFFARLVETAVREVDHGLVEAVQSMGGGIPTIVWKVLLPQALPSLVSAITTTVITLVSYSALAGAVGGGGLGSVAITYGYQRFETNFMLITVAVLIAIVTVIQLLGDGVVRLLARRGRTS
- a CDS encoding MetQ/NlpA family ABC transporter substrate-binding protein yields the protein MRKNTKITAAALATAALAVGLTACGSASDPKPAAKADGAKADASKALVVAASPTPHADILKFVKDNLAAKAGLKLEVKEFTDYVLPNTATEQGQVDANFFQHKPYLDDFNKKNGTHIVPVVDVELEPLGLYSHKVKSLKDITSGQTVAVPNDTTNEGRALQLLAANGLITLKDGAGAGAKLSDIKDSKGLKFKELEAATLPRALNDVDAAVINGNYAIEANLKPAKDALALEKADGNPYANFLAVKQGNENDPRVQKLAKLLNSDEVKKFITDKYAGSVVPAFGPAK